The following coding sequences are from one Xiphias gladius isolate SHS-SW01 ecotype Sanya breed wild chromosome 14, ASM1685928v1, whole genome shotgun sequence window:
- the tpra gene encoding nucleoprotein TPR isoform X3 codes for MAAVLLQVLERTELNKLPKGAQNKLEKFVTELQNANEALRTQHERFKADSEQQYFDIEKRLVESQEQIRSATKDLQTLKEENKKLNEELNTLKGIEGETFEDKTPQQQTKAKYEIEAEKRELARLLEKRTQEVENLTEDVNRLNEKLTETNKFKMELQLKLDDIQSSEASVQHREKRMEQEKELLEKKIEWLSAELKTKTDELLNTNRDKGKEILELQGSLKNSKEQVTRLESHLTSLKETSESQSKRAEDLNNKLKQAKDEQSAMEEKYRNELNAHVKLSSLYKGAATDLETKNQELSRAVEELSKLVKDTGEANKTLEKKVSEGEELKMQLDAELREKIKKMEKELENATVKAAGKHCCGPSLTEEQLDYMCPSAAAIAAIVKPGMKFFDLYNAYAECQTQLQLEKQETRRVSRVLDEIIQEVESKAPVLKRQREEYESMQRSMASLCNKLEQARTEIYSLQKEKEEAKQRCDALERDKLRTERQLEDTSTQVCALLVELEEARGNQVTKDDNSSADISSTSEVISPRQLSFRSVEELQRQNQSLLGRLRELEQEKDRQQNIVTSERVSELEANVDKLQKEVDQLREQRNQQKQLADSNARQRDMYKTLLTHSTGFSLPPQGLDSSSQPANVRPSAPGTRSTPQRAAAAESAQATQAKAALKQLNDAFSLYKKEKAENDRILNETNDRLQRQLTELNSSHAKLTSQLEFSNKRYEILQENVSAYRREISALQDRNQKMATMAQQHEHIIHTMSQDLRQANEKLALEEVRVNNLTKERDILRQAESRLTREKEAILAEQRNQNLLLTNLKTIQLTMERTETETRQRLNNKIEHLESELASMKTRMDQEIAQRHTLGRTMDAQLLEAKKQLETQNTLQQKTKELLRSSEQQVAALKAQLASASSSEAVTSSSNTTTPATRAASLRAPLKVRSQGPAACQQPSQSEQELAEVKGLLHTAEEKNSELVEQLKNANSTVEQYRAVVLTLEDSLKKEKESRSPLEIRLKESEEVQKQLENRILEAEKMKQLEQEERRKAVDAVEKQVSELQRSLKASQAEQQEALERSAAAVTLEQKAVQDSLLQTKLAGEAQAKYERELMLHAADVEALQQLKKKIQQEAAQKRELEEQLNKTSSLLQEKTAAWNTLERQLKEDLSNQSHRSEELGKQNALLHQQMDEMASRSRQQQQQQQQLDLSFSEEGKTTEQILEILRFVRREKQIAVARCEVSEGEALRYKQRVEHQDRELKELQEALNAEREKMQATAKTLAQQEEQLKKMDCISALQETNRMLKMDREKLEQELQQAQAKVTKLQSDISPLHHSLSQLSERNGSLQADKRILEDDLKRWKAKVQQLVSQQKDGDVEERQKLTTEREAQQRRIAQLAEETAKLKTEVARSSASNNAAQSQLQALKDSVAQLMSERDTLKKDLETKSNDILEKNKTITQVKKIGRRYKTQYEELKAQHDKLVAETAAKAASEAAPSHEVQQELTKAQEELNKNREELKTLKDDVQKKQEETQKAQQELEEAQKETQKTKERFQEIQNQLTQKQNQLTQAQSQLSQTQAQLQQNQNQLTQSQKELQQAKTHTQQVQNHLKSAQSQAQARQNQIQQIQRELQQAKEALQQNLTNQKELQQTHQTTQHSHNQEVNNLKTALSQAEGKVTELQGQLDILQKTVGEREADVKRLQEQLTEANQANEASRATQAKSSQPIQASDANAASDTNQALQEELTKLRQELLETKSSEEQMKQQMADKEEKTKKAFLGAKTKINQLNSAKEQLSEEIEQLKQSKEELEVRMNALKSQYEGRLLRLDRELRELRETQTHSDSREEPQDQSGAKVGDQPRSADQRQIPLKSPAQDRGSSSLSEPPTANIRPTPSTPSPSNKPSPSPGSKATPRASIRPMVTPSTVPIPTPTATVMPTTQTDSQEGEKQELKMLMSAGASVHSTSSSLVSAPTSITQPTSTQATAFVQPTQQQAASQDAGSSMEAERPSTSSSLIGTGGSKRARDEEEEEEEEEESRPESSHTPPTTKKLRLKPTVALQMEGDEEMEGELRDEGERQDSPDDSQELPEEGFPVLAEDDEEIEDEGVSQSVPSYQMSSQDSAIVRDVIVIDTDSESCESKEGARKQEDEGEEEEEEEEVEEYKEEEDDDEDEEDAGDSGMRGGGESNEKSMEPEDEGEEDDPSEATNTEEIVCGASSDSQRPSEPPQSSEGSSSATSESDPTRDPLHLPPTSSSSAPSPSSSLTPRLPHPRRPTHSLPPRLYIQPPAPELGPPHTQRQSSQLRRPSVGRGLQLTPGIGSTQHFFDDDDRMVPSTPTLVVPHRTDGFAEAIHSPQVAGLSTRFRFGPPEDLLPQTSSSHSDLGQLASQGGLGMYESPLFLAAHDEDGGGRSVPTTPLQVAAPDSGDNMASQSVPMVTASTGMAAAADDGDEVFVEQEGEGPGIESSLESQTDVESAGQQSDDASLPSTSQDPDTSSVTQRRTVNSQPLMSNPPGRGARGGRGEARLLLSRRGTFSRGGRGGAMGRGGIA; via the exons ATGGCGGCCGTCCTGCTGCAGGTTCTGGAGCGGACGGAGTTGAACAAACTCCCGAAAGGTGCCCAGAACAAGCTCGAGAAGTTTGTAACGGAGCTGCAGAATGCTAACGAGGCGCTCAGGACGCAGCATGAGCGGTTCAAGGCAGACAGTG AGCAGCAGTACTTTGACATTGAGAAGAGACTGGTGGAGAGTCAGGAACAGATCCGTTCTGCCACCAAGGACTTGCAGACCCtaaaggaggaaaataaaaaactca ATGAAGAGCTGAATACTCTGAAAGGAATCGAGGGAGAGACCTTTGAAGATAAAACACCGCAACAG caaaCGAAGGCCAAGTATGAGAttgaggcagagaagagagagctggCGAGGCTGCTGGAGAAGAGAACGCAGGAGGTGGAGAACCTTACTG aGGATGTTAACCGTCTAAACGAGAAGCTGACGGAGACGAACAAATTCAAGATGGAGCTGCAGTTAAAACTGGATGATATACAGTCATCTGAAGCTTCTGTACAG CACCGGGAGAAGCGTATGGAGCAGGAGAAAGAGTTACTTGAGAAGAAAATCGAGTGGTTATCTGCGGAACTGAAGACCAAAACTGATGAActgctgaacacaaacagagacaaaggcaAAGAGATACTAGAGCTGCAGGGCAGTCTGAAGAACAGCAAGGAGCAG GTGACCAGACTGGAAAGTCACCTCACCTCTCTAAAGGAAACCAGTGAAAGCCAGAGTAAAAGAGCTGAAGACCTCAACAACAAGCTGAAACAG GCTAAAGACGAGCAGAGCGCTATGGAGGAGAAATACCGCAATGAGCTCAATGCTCATGTCAAGTTGTCTTCACTCTACAAG GGAGCAGCAACAGACTTGGAGACCAAGAACCAAGAATTGTCCAGAGCGGTGGAAGAGCTCAGCAAACTGGTTAAAGACACTGGGGAAG CCAATAAGACTCTAGAGAAGAAGGTGTCAGAGGGAGAAGAACTAAAGATGCAGCTTGACGCAGAGCTTAGAgagaaaatcaagaaaatggagaaagagcTGGAAAATGCTACAGTGAAGGCTGCTGGCAAACACTGCT GTGGGCCTTCCCTGACTGAGGAGCAGTTGGACTACATGTGTCCATCAGCAGCTGCCATTGCTGCAATTGTAAAGCCTGGCATGAAGTTCTTTGAT CTGTATAATGCGTATGCAGAGTGTCAGACACAGCTTCAGCTCGAGAAACAGGAGACCAGGAGAGTGAGCAGAGTGCTGGATGAGATCATCCAGGAAGTCGAGTCCAAAGCTCCCGTCCTGAAGCGTCAGAGAGAGGAGTATGAGAGCATGCAGAGATCCATGGCCTCCCTGTGCAACAAACTGGAACAGGCTCGAACG GAAATCTACAGtttgcaaaaagagaaagaagaagcaaAGCAGCGCTGTGATGCCCTGGAGAGAGACAAACTAAGGACTGAGAGACAGTTAGAGGATACGTCTACACAG GTGTGTGCTCTTCtggtggagctggaggaagcCAGAGGTAATCAGGTGACCAAGGATGACAACAGTTCTGCTGACATTTCCAGCACCTCTGAGGTCATCAGCCCACGTCAGCTGTCTTTCCGCAGTGTAGAGGAGCTACAAAGGCAGAACCAAAGCCTGCTGGGAAGGCTGAGGGAGCTTGAGCAGGAGAAGGACAGACAGCAGAACATTGTAACGTCAGAACG TGTATCAGAGTTGGAGGCCAATGTGGATAAACTTCAGAAGGAGGTGGATCAGTTGAGAGAGCAGAGGAACCAGCAGAAACAGCTGGCTGACTCCAAtgccagacagagagacatgtACAAGACCCTGTTGACACACAGCACTGGCTTCAGCCTGCCTCCTCAAG GTCTAGATTCTTCATCCCAGCCAGCAAATGTTCGTCCTTCAGCCCCAGGTACTCGCTCTACTCCGcaaagagctgctgctgccgaGTCGGCACAGGCTACTCAGGCTAAAGCTGCTTTAAAGCAG CTCAACGATGCCTTCAGTCTGTATAAAAAGGAGAAAGCAGAGAACGACAGGATATTGAATGAAACAAATGACAGGCTGCAGAGACAGCTAACAGAACTCAACTCCAGCCATGCCAAGCTGACTTCTCAACTGGAGTTCAGCAACAAGAG gtatGAGATACTCCAGGAGAATGTATCAGCCTACCGCAGAGAGATCTCTGCCCTTCAGGATAGGAACCAAAAAATGGCTACAATGGCCCAGCAACATGAACACATCATCCACACGATGAGCCAAGACCTGCGACAGGCTAACGAAAAACTGGCACTTGAAGAG GTGCGTGTGAATAACTTGaccaaagagagagacattttaAGACAAGCAGAGAGTCGACTGACTCGAGAGAAAGAAGCCATACTGGCTGAGCAACGTAACCAGAACCTGCTGCTCACCAACCTCAAGACTATACAG TTGACTATGGAGcgtacagagacagagactcgTCAGCGACTGAACAACAAGATAGAGCACCTGGAATCAGAGCTGGCTTCCATGAAAACCAGGATGGACCAGGAAATAGCACAGAGACATACCCTCGGACGCACTATGGAC GCTCAGTTGTTAGAAGCGAAGAAGCAGCTGGAGACACAGAACACCTTACAGCAGAAGACCAAGGAGTTGTTGCGTAGTTCTGAACAGCAGGTTGCAGCGCTGAAAGCCCAGCTGGCTTCTGCTTCATCCTCTGAGGCTGTTACCAGCTCCAGCAATACCACTACCCCAGCTACCAGAGCTGCAAGCCTCAGAGCACCCCTGAAAG TACGTTCTCAGGGGCCAGCAGCCTGCCAGCAGCCCAGCCAGTCAGAGCAGGAGCTTGCCGAGGTGAAAGGTCTTCTGCATACTGCTGAGGAAAAGAACAGTGAACTAGTAGAGCAGCTGAAGAATGCTAATTCTACTGTAGAGCAGTACAGAGCTGTGGTACTGACTCTGGAAGACAgtctgaagaaagaaaaggag TCCCGCTCCCCCCTGGAAATCCGACTGAAGGAGTCGGAGGAGGTGCAGAAGCAGCTGGAGAATAGGATTTTAGAGGCGGAGAAAATGAAGCAGCTGgagcaggaagagaggaggaaggctGTGGATGCGGTGGAGAAACAA GTGTCTGAGCTGCAGCGCAGTCTGAAGGCTAGTcaggcagagcagcaggaggcGCTGGAGAGATCAGCTGCCGCTGTTACACTGGAGCAGAAGGCCGTACAGGACAGCCTGCTGCAG ACTAAGCTTGCTGGAGAGGCGCAGGCTAAGTATGAGAGGGAGCTTATGCTTCATGCTGCTGATGTGGAGGCTCTGCAGCAGctcaagaaaaaaatccaacaagAAGCAGCACAGAAGAGGGAGTTAGAGGAGCAACTAAACAAgacctcctccctcctgcagGAGAAAACTGCAGCCTGGAACACACTGGAGAGACAACTGAAG GAGGACCTGTCTAATCAGAGTCATCGCTCTGAGGAGCTTGGGAAGCAGAATGCTCTCTTGCACCAACAGATGGATGAAATGGCCTCCAGGAGTcgccagcagcaacagcagcaacagcagcttgACCTGTCCTTCAGTGAGGAAGGGAAGACCACTGAACAGATACTAGAAATACTGAG GTTTGTGCGGCGGGAGAAACAGATCGCTGTGGCTCGATGTGAGGTGTCTGAGGGAGAAGCTCTTCGCTATAAACAGCGAGTGGAACACCAAGACAGAGAACTAAAGGAGTTACAGGAAGCTCTGAAtgctgagagggagaaaatgcaG GCTACAGCAAAGACTCTGGcccagcaggaggagcagctgaaGAAGATGGACTGTATCAGTGCTCTCCAAGAAACCAACAGGATGCTGaaaatggacagagagaaactggaGCAGGAGCTGCAGCAAGCTCAGGCTAAA GTGACAAAGCTCCAGTCAGACATCAGCCCACTGCATCACTCGTTGTCCCAGCTCTCCGAAAGAAACGGCTCCCTGCAGGCTGATAAGAGGATTCTGGAAGACGACCTCAAACGCTGGAAGGCTAAAGTACAG CAACTGGTGAGCCAACAGAAAGATGGCGAtgtggaggagagacagaaactgaCCACTGAGAGAGAAGCTCAGCAAAGACGCATCGCACAGCTAGCTGAAGAGACAGCCAAGCTGAAGACTGAAGTGGCCAG ATCCAGTGCCAGCAATAATGCGGCTCAGTCTCAGCTGCAAGCCCTCAAAGACTCGGTGGCCCAACTGATGTCAGAGAGGGACACTCTGAAGAAAGACCTGGAAACAAAAAGCAACGACATTCTGGAGAAGAACAAGACCATCACCCAGGTCAAGAAGATCGGACGACGCTACAAGACCCAGTATGAGGAGCTCAAAGCCCAGCATGACAAG CTGGTTGCGGAAACAGCAGCTAAAGCAGCAAGTGAGGCAGCTCCAAGCCACGAGGTGCAGCAAGAGCTGACTAAAGCCCAGGAAGAGCTCAACAAGAACCGAGAagaactgaaaacactgaaagatgatgtgcagaaaaaacaggaagag ACTCAAAAGGCCCAGCAAGAGTTGGAGGAGGCCCAGAAGGAAACCCAAAAGACCAAGGAAAGGTTCCAGGAGATCCAAAACCAGCTGACACAGAAGCAGAACCAACTGACACAG GCCCAGTCCCAGTTGTCCCAGACCCAGGCTCAACTGCAGCAGAATCAAAACCAGTTGACCCAGAGTCAGAAAGAGCTTCAACAAGCCAAGACCCACACCCAGCAG GTACAAAACCATTTAAAATCAGCTCAGTCTCAAGCTCAGGCCCGTCAGAACCAGATTCAACAGATTCAGAGGGAGCTCCAGCAGGCGAAAGAAGCCCTCCAACAGAACCTCACCAATCAGAAAGAGCTACAACAGACCCACCAAACCACACAACACAGCCACAACCAGGAAGTCAATAATCTCAAGACTGCTCTGAGTCAAGCAGAGGGCAAG GTGACTGAGCTCCAAGGCCAACTGGACATCCTGCAGAAG ACGGTTGGTGAACGTGAAGCAGACGTCAAGCGTCTGCAGGAGCAGCTAACTGAAGCTAACCAGGCCAATGAAGCTAGCCGAGCAACACAGGCCAAGAGTTCCCAGCCCATCCAAGCCAGTGATGCTAATGCTGCTAGTGACACTAACCAGGCACTACAAGAGGAGCTGACTAAACTCAGACAAGag CTTTTAGAGACCAAGAGCAGTGAGGAGCAGATGAAACAACAGATGGctgacaaagaggaaaagactAAGAAGGCCTTCCTGGGAGCTAAGACCAAAATCAACCAACTTAACA GTGCCAAAGAGCAGCTCAGTGAGGAGATAGAACAACTGAAACAGAGTAAGGAGGAACTGGAGGTGAGAATGAACGCACTCAAGTCCCAGTATGAAGGTCGACTTCTTCGCCTGGACAGAGAGCTGAGAGaactgagagagacacaaacgCACTCTGACTCCAGAGAGGAGCCACAGGACCAGAGTGGAGCTAAG GTGGGTGATCAGCCCAGATCTGCAGACCAGAGACAGATACCTTTGAAGAGTCCAGCCCAAGACAGGGGAAG CTCCAGCCTGTCTGAGCCTCCCACTGCTAACATCCGCCCCACCCCAAGTACTCCATCTCCTAGCAACAAGCCCAGCCCCTCCCCTGGTAGCAAGGCCACGCCCCGTGCCAGCATCCGGCCTATGGTTACCCCATCAACTGTCCCCATCCCAACACCTACTGCCACAGTCATGCCCACCACACAGACTGACAGCCAAGAGGGTGAGAAGCAAGAGTTAAAAA TGCTAATGAGCGCAGGAGCCTCTGTACATTCCACCAGCTCCAGTCTGGTGAGCGCACCCACCTCCATAACTCAGCCAACCAGCACACAGGCCACAGCTTTTGTCCAGCCCACccagcagcaggcagccagTCAGGATGCAGGGTCCAGTATGGAGGCAGAGCGACCATCCACGTCATCCTCTCTGATTGGAACAG GAGGTTCAAAGCGAGcaagagatgaggaggaggaggaggaggaggaagaggagagcagacCAGAGAGTTCCCACACACCACCGACCACTAAAAAACTACGACTAAAACCAACAGTAGCGCTGCAG ATGGAAGGtgatgaggagatggaaggagagCTGAGAGATGAGGGGGAGCGACAGGACTCACCAGATGACAGTCAG GAGCTTCCAGAGGAGGGTTTCCCAGTTTTAGCTGAAGATGATGAGGAGATTGAGGACGAAGGCGTGTCCCAGTCTGTCCCCTCTTATCAGATGTCCTCTCAGGACTCTGCTATAGTCCGGGATGTCATTGTGATCGACACGGACAGCGAGAGCTGTGAGAGCAAAGAGGGGGCAAGGAAGCAGGAGGAtgaaggggaagaggaagaggaagaggaggaagtagAGGAG tataaggaggaagaggatgatgatgaagatgaggaagatgCTGGTGACAGCGGAatgaggggaggaggggagagtaATGAGAAGAGCATGGAGCCTgaagatgagggagaggaggatgatCCATCAGAAGCCACCAACACTGAAGAGATTGTGTGCGGAGCATCTTCAGACTCCCAGCGTCCCTCTGAGCCGCCACAGAGCA GTGAAGGCAGCAGTAGCGCCACATCAGAGTCTGACCCCACCAGAGACCCTTTACACCTCccaccaacctcctcctcctctgcaccttcgccctcctcctccctcacacCCCGCTTGCCCCACCCCCGTAGgcccacacactctctcccacCAAGGCTCTATATCCAACCTCCAGCTCCAGAGCTGGGACCCCCACATACACAG AGACAGTCCTCTCAGCTGCGCAGACCATCAGTAGGACGTGGTCTTCAACTAACTCCTGGAATAGGCAGTACG CAACATTTCTTCGATGATGATGACAGGATGGTTCCTAGTACTCCAACGTTGGTGGTCCCACACCGCACTGATGGCTTTGCTGAGGCTATACA TTCTCCTCAGGTAGCAGGTCTGTCCACAAGGTTTAGATTTGGCCCTCCAGAAGACCTGCTACCTCAGACATCATCTTCACACTCTGACCTGGGACAGCTGGCGTCTCAAGGAG GTTTGGGGATGTATGAATCTCCTCTTTTCCTGGCTGCACATGATGAAGACGGAGGAGGAAGGAGTGTCCCCACCACACCTTTACAAGTGGCCGCACCAG ACAGTGGTGATAACATGGCCTCCCAGTCTGTTCCCATGGTAACTGCCTCCACCGGgatggctgctgctgcagacGACGGAGATGAGGTCTTCGTGGAGCAGGAAGGAGAGGG aCCTGGTATTGAGTCTTCTTTGGAGAGTCAGACAGACGTGGAGTCAGCAGGACAGCAGAGTGATGATGCATCACTGCCATCTACTAGCCAAGACCCTG ACACCAGCAGTGTTACTCAGCGGCGCACTGTGAACAGCCAACCTCTGATGAGCAACCCGCCAGGCAGAGGAGCCAGAGGAGGCAGGGGGGAGGCCAGGCTGTTACTCAGCCGCAGAG